A window of the Lolium perenne isolate Kyuss_39 chromosome 7, Kyuss_2.0, whole genome shotgun sequence genome harbors these coding sequences:
- the LOC139833026 gene encoding uncharacterized protein, producing the protein MIRDFLQLNPRSFDSTPEPLDADDWVRDVNRMLNTAGVAPEDKVRFATHLLTGGSAAWWENFLEMRPANAPDVTWEEFREAFRSHHIPEGLMDRMKEKFLSLVQGNKDVMTYSIEFSKLARYGGEEVSTDAKKQKRFRNGLKPALKYALTHVSMDTFDKLVNTAIKEESGRLAFDESRKHTREVGAPSSAPPQKRRLWVPYPAPPGQATQAGYAPRAAHAGYAARPPTPQLQQRTYQAPPRPAYGGPRPMGPRADPTCYKCGQVGHISTFCPQKLPPPPPRSTSTNAMVRAPAPGRAFNNNTRQGPRAARVNNINVEQAEQATDVVLDADAEQYEQEYEFPLEDRVGASTSDLTGEPTPSPILLLHALLIYCYPYVAILLCHVSYPPVTYMSEIHLLALPFVCCLPALRVVGEFRVFC; encoded by the exons ATGATCCGGGACTTCTTGCAGTTGAACCCGCGATCGTTCGACTCTACTCCTGAACCgctggatgcagatgattgggTGCGCGATGTCAACCGCATGCTCAACACAGCGGGAGTCGCTCCAGAAGACAAAGTGCGGTTTGCGACTCACCTACTGACAGGAGGGTCCGCCGCatggtgggagaactttctcgagATGCGACCCGCCAATGCTCCTGATGTCACTTGGGAAGAATTCAGGGAAGCTTTCAGAAGCCACCACATTCCTGAAGGACTAATGGACAGGATGAAGGAGAAATTCCTCAGTCTTGTCCAGGGCAACAAAGATGTGATGACATACAGCATAGAGTTCTCCAAGCTAGCTCGCTATGGTGGCGAAGAAGTGTCTACTGATGCCAAGAAGCAGAAGAGGTTCCGTAATGGCCTCAAGCCGGCACTCAAGTACGCGCTCACTCATGTCTCGATGGACACCTTTGACAAGCTGGTCAACACTGCTATCAAGGAAGAGTCGGGTAGGCTTGCGTTCGACGAGTCACGCAAGCATACTCGAGAGGTTGGTGCTCCTTCTTCAGCGCCGCCTCAGAAGCGCAGGTTGTGGGTTCCTTATCCCGCACCGCCAGGACAAGCTACACAAGCTGGGTATGCTCCCCGCGCAGCACACGCTGGGTATGCTGCCCGCCCTCCCACCCCACAGCTTCAGCAGAGGACCTACCAAGCTCCGCCAAGGCCTGCTTATGGTGGACCAAGGCCGATGGGTCCACGTGCCGACCCCACATGCTACAAGTGTGGTCAGGTTGGGCACATCTCTACCTTCTGCCCTCAGaagcttcctccaccaccacctcgctctacctcgacaaatgcgaTGGTTCGTGCACCAGCTCCGGGCCGTGCCTTCAACAACAACACCAGGCAAGGTCCGAGGGCTGCTCGCGTCAACAACATCAACGTTGAGCAAGCTGAACAAGCTACCGACGTCGTGCTTG acgccgacgcagagcagtacgagcaggagtacgagttccccctggaggatcgtgtcggtgcttctacctctgatctgacaggcgagcccaccccttcacctattttacttttacatgctcttttgatctattgctatccttatgttgcgattctgttgtgtcacgtgtcctatccacctgttacctatatgtccgagatacacctcctcgccctaccttttgtttgttgtttgccagctttgcgagtcgtaggcgagtttagggttttctgttga